The DNA segment CGCTCAGCCAGTAATGGCTGTGAATGATGTCGTAGGTGTGTCCTTCAAGGGTGGCAAAGCGCAAGACGTTTTCGGTAAATTCCGGCAGGTAGTGATAGAGTTCGTTCTTGCCAATGTGGCGCACAGGACCGGCGACGATGTGAATCACGCGCACATTTTCGCTCATTTGGACAATCAGCGGGCGCGCCATATTTTCAGCGTGGGTGAAAATATCCACTTGCCAGCCACGCGCTCCGAGCTGTCGGCTCAGTTCACGCACATAGACGTTCATGCCGCCGGTATTTTTGCCGCCGAGCATTGCCAGCGGGCATGTGTGCACACTCAGCATTGCGATGCGCCCGCGCGGCACAATGCGCCAGCGAATTTTCTCTTTTGGCGGAGATGAGGTTGGAAAAAGTTCCCCCACCTGATGACAACATTCTGTTTCGATGTGCACGATTGACCTCCTTGAGATGGCTCAATTCCTCGTCCGCCTAGGCGGTGCGGTGTGGCGGGATAAGGCGCATGTTGAACAGTGGGCAGGAGCGTGCGCCAAATTCATACTTGTAGGCTTCATCGCCACGGAGAAAATCAAACTCACGGCGTCCAAGCCGGATGGCGTGTTCAATCAAATAGCCCAGCAAAACCCAGCCGGGGCTGAAGGCGTCAAACGCCGGGTCAAAGCCGGAATTGTAGAGCAAAAAGCGTTCGCCGTCGTCGAAGAACATGAACGTGGCAGCGGGAGCGCCATTGACGAGCAAAAACGCCAGTTTCAGCCAGCCGGCGCGGCTCATTTCGACAGCCATTGCCTCGAAGAAGGCGCGGCGCGTCGGTGTCCAGAAAGCGGCTTTTTCAGGCGAACTTTGTTCATGTAAGTGGAAGAAGCGCGGCAAATCTTCGGCAATAGCGGTTGGGTGGGCGACGATGTACCACGATGTCAACGCGTCGCGCCCGGCTTTGCGCAATTTGCGCCGCAATTCGTGGCGGGCTTTGGACGGCAGCGCCGCCTGATAGGCTTCCCACGAGGCGGGCAAGGCAATCACCGGGCAGACGGTTTCTTGCTGATGGGTGAGGGCGATGTGATGCGCTGATGCGTGCTCCGGAAGCAGGCGCACGGTGGGTGAATCGGCGCGCAGGCTGTGCAGGTCAAGCGTGCATTCGCACTGCTCGCCCAGCCAGGTGTCGAGCACGGCTTCCCACAGGTGGGATTCGTAGCCAGGACGCGCCAAAACGTCCAGATAATCGGTCAGGTCAATACCGCCCACCAACCGCAGCAGCGGCGTTTTTCCTTCGCGTGTGATG comes from the Ardenticatena maritima genome and includes:
- a CDS encoding GNAT family N-acetyltransferase — protein: MRPHLITSTAEFAKLRPSWEALFHACSWATVFQSPQWQLTWWQHFGREGSLRALALYDGETLVGLAPFYITREGKTPLLRLVGGIDLTDYLDVLARPGYESHLWEAVLDTWLGEQCECTLDLHSLRADSPTVRLLPEHASAHHIALTHQQETVCPVIALPASWEAYQAALPSKARHELRRKLRKAGRDALTSWYIVAHPTAIAEDLPRFFHLHEQSSPEKAAFWTPTRRAFFEAMAVEMSRAGWLKLAFLLVNGAPAATFMFFDDGERFLLYNSGFDPAFDAFSPGWVLLGYLIEHAIRLGRREFDFLRGDEAYKYEFGARSCPLFNMRLIPPHRTA